The DNA segment ATAAGGAAATCGGAAGAGTCAGAATGAAAGTATGATCGTAACTAATGAAGCAGAAAAACCTTCACAGTTTGAATTTTTTAGAACTTCTCTAAGCACCCACAATGAAAATGCaagttgaatttttttattcaatCATTCTGTGAAAAATACCTCAGTAGATAGTAACATTTTTCCCTTGAATGATCTTCCCACAAGAATACCCACCCAccctttttttttgtaattttagatttttaaaaaattttatacaaatagactaactttgatttaaagtaaacatataaaaattgagaAGAATATTGCTTGCAACAATGGACATTGGAAGTAGAGGAATGGATTAGGCAGGGAGTACAAAGAAATGGCTCCTACTCAACAGAGAACTTCAGGCAAACAACCAGCACTCTGGAAAAATTCCCAACCTGGGTATACTCTTTGCCACACACGTTGTTTCCTTCAGCCCACAAAGTCTGACTGAGTTTGTAACACCAACTTCAGGTCAGAgaaagggggaggaaaaaaaaaaaaaaaaaaaaccacaccaaAACAGCAAGAAAATCGGAAGGCACAAGCACCCATGGAATCTAGAATTTTCTTGGGGTGAGGAGTTGAGGGGGAAGGGGATACTTTTGGTTGAGCACTACAGTCAAGTGAATTCTGCCAGTGttgaagaaaatgtggaaaataaaggTGCCCAGAAACCCAACAAGCACAGCCCGCTGGGGAGGAAGGCGGCTCGCAAGATGGCGCGGAGGGCAACAACCGGTGCTATTTACTTGGATGTCTGTGCCGTGGTGGGGACAAACTGCGCTCTCTGCTCTGTGGGACCGAGACCAAAACAGGATAAAAGCCAACCAACAACCCCCGCCCCCCCAAATCCCAGAAAAAGCAGCAAGAAGGAATGCAAGAAGTCTCACAGAACACACTGACCCGGGTGGGAAGGCAGCACTGTCTTTAATGCACGTCCAACTCTGTCACCTACGCTGTGGCCGTCGCGCTCCTCTACGGACCGGGTAGGGGACTTTGGGCATGGCCGGGCCAGGCGGCCATTTCCCTGCCTGGCCACGCCGTCCCTTCCCTCTACTCCAGGGTCAGAGTCTGCCGCCCCCGCGAGGGGAAACCGGAGTCCGGAATACTGACTTGCGTCCCTCGCAGCCGGTGGAGGCGGCCACCGAGGCAGCCCGACGGAGCTatgagtttaaaaagaaaaggaagaaaacaaaaacaaacccaccCCAAGTCTGTCTCTTCTCAAACTAAAGGAGAAAGCGCGGGGCCGTGGCCTCCGCGTTAGGAGATGATGGCCGGGGACCACCGGGGCAGGCTCAGGTTGTCGGCACTGGCCGAGCGCTTCCGCGTCGATCTCCTCAGGTCCTTGTACTTGTCCTCGCAGAGGCGAGAGATGGCCTGGGGGCGACAGAGACAACCTGGGTGAGGGCCAGACGTGGGAGCACGCGCCGTCTACACCGACCCCCTCTGCAGGCACCAAGGACACTCGAGGCCCTGCGCCTGTGCAGCACACATCCCGTGGCCCAGGGCTCGGCGGAAGTGTAGACACAACACAGTCCCTGTGTCCCAAGTGCTAACGGACCAACTGAGAAAAGAACCTCTTAATGTGAAATAATTAACTGCAGGACAGTGTAGCCTGGGAGTCAGGCAGACTTGGGGTCCCCGCTAGGGCCCCATAGGGGCCGTGACCCCATGTACATGCCCTGTCGTCCTCATGTGCACGTGGGTCAGAGCTGAGCAGCTGCCCTTGTACCCTTAACCAGGGGCTCAGGTCACCTTTGGTAGATAGCTGAAGAAGGGTCCCTGGAGGGATCACAGAGGGCAGCATAATCGACATTCCGGTGATGAGGACAGAGCGGGTCTCGTTGCCATCATGTACTAAGTGTCCTTCTTGGgattaacatttttcaaaatcttgTTAAGGGTTGCAGGCTTCAGAAAGCAAAAACCCTAAACTCTCTTCTCCCACGCAGGGGCAGGCCACCACACTGCCCCATCCTGCCCTGCGTCAAGGGGCCAACACCTACCTGGGCTGGTCAGTGGCATAGGCAGCAAGAGGACCCCTGGGTCTCACAAGCTGGGGACACACCCGTGCTGTCCACCACGGGACAAGACCAAGATGGCCCCAGGGATGGGTCTAGGGCAGAAGGGACCAAGGCCTCGGGCACACCCCTGGAGCAGGGATCCCATAAGTGATCCTGCTTATTAGCTCCCACCCAGCCCTCCTCCTAAGAAGTCACTGAGGGGAAGATGAAGCTGCATACAAACTTGCTGTGATGACACACAAAAGCCACACAGCTTAACAACGAAGGCCCTGAACCCCCGCCAAGACCATTGGGGTGGCCCCAGTGCTAAATgagctacagaaaaaaatatcaaagcagAATCAGATTATTTTTGGATTCCCAATTAATATCTGGTAGCTTTTTCCTAGAAAAGTGCAtgctgggaaatatttttttggtgggcttacatacattttttaaaagcctttctaTAAGAATAACAGTTTTATCCAGGTATACtacttgctaaaaaaaaaaaaaaaaataacagttttagaTAATCTTTGATTTCAAAACAGAATCAGTGCACATGAAGTATAAACTGAAACTGACATTAAAACTATGAAGTTATACAGATTATAATGAACTAAATCCGGGTAGCTTGTCCTTATTTTGTAACACACAGTGAGAGACCACACGGTTCTGTGGCGCTCAGATGATGTCACAGCACACCAGGAAACAATGTCGCAAGCCCGTACCTCAAGCTTGTGCGCCCTCTCCCTGCTCAGGGGCTCCAAGGGGAAGCTCAGGTTGTTTGCTTCTGCCAGCGATCGGAGATCAAAATAATACTTGGCATAGACGCTGGAGGGAACGTTGATGTTGAACTGGAGCAATTCGAGAAACTGTCGCTCTAGCTCATTCCTGCAAAGGAAGACGAGAATAGCTTAGCTGCCGCACCAGCCGCGTGGGCCGCCAAGGCGAGGTGCTGGAGACCGCCTCCTCCAGGGAGAAAAGTGATCTCATTAATTGCCTAGCTGGACACCAGTGTTGCAGCGTAACCACCACATTGGAATTAAAAGCAGAATCCACTTGATGCGGTGCCCAGCAAGGATGAACACTGATTAATTGGGATGATCCCCAGGAAGTGCTTCAGGGAGATTCACTTCGCTGCAACCCAACACACACAGCAGGCTCCGGCTGCCACTCTCGGCATGGACTGTCACTCCAAAGGGCGGATGGAGCAGTCAGGAGCCGTCAAGTGCAGCCTGGTGAGGGCCTCGAGCCAAGATGCCCAGAGGAAAACCCGGCGTCTACAGGCCTAGAGGAGCTCGGCTTCCTCAAAGGCCCTACCCTGCCCCACCCCGGGGAGGACGGTGGAGGAACTGGTTAGGGGCTCTCTTAGGCAAAAGGCCAGGGAGGTATGGGGGGGCTGTCCAGCTCTAGCTCCCATCTCGTAAAAAGGGAACTGGCTGAGCAGCAGCGTGTCCCTGAGTCACCTGCGGGCTAGTCAAACACACCTCCGGTGCCGCCCTCAGACCTGCAGGCTCAGCGGTCTGGGGCCTGAAAAATGGCACTGCTAGGGAGTCCCCAGGTGGCAGCCACGCTGGGTTGCTGGTCCCTAGCCCCCCTCTGAGAACTACCCAGAGGGCAGGTCCGTGGAGGAGGTGTCAGGATCCCACCTTGCCACCCCACTCACATCTGATGGGAAGGAACCAGGATAAATTTCACAACTTCTACTTtgagagcccccccccccaaatcaacTATCTTTCAAATTATGTACGTTTATTTCTAGATCGTTAGTACCTGGGGCAGGGCCCTCCGTGATGGAACTGTCTGTGCGGTGCCAGTCCCCGGACTGGGCACTTGGCTTCAGAGCCGCTGCCGCAGCCCCATCCTCATTCAGGCGTCTGCCCCTGCCCTTTATCACACAGAGCTGCAACTGCTGGCTCAGCCCAGTCCTTCCTGCTTGCCTCCTCCATCCGGGAACTGAGACATCTGCTTTTACATGCCTGGCCTGTGGCACAGAACCTGCTGGAAGGCCTCCCATGGGAGAGACGAACTAAGCTCAGGAAAGTGTGGCGCTCGGGCAGAGGAGCAAGGCTGAGGTGTCCGGCAGAGTGGGCCTACTCCCACCACCCTGAGCCTGCCATGGGGTGGACAACACAGTGGTCACCAATTCCCGTGAGTGAGGCTGAGCACGGACGAGCCtggtcccagcccccagcctccgcGTCTGAACCGCACTCCAATGCCACTGAACACTGGGTGTCCCAGTTGTAACCCGGACACACATGTGCCCCGATTCTCCTGGCCTCAAACCAAGGTGGCACTGCCCTGTCCCCAGTCCTGTTATCACCTGTTATCAGTCGCTTCACTGAGCTACTGGAGACTGAGGGGGACTCAGCCCCAGCCCCGTGCTGCCGTGAGGGATGGGGCACcagtgagaactatgaaactctgcgACTTGCTGACAAAGGCCACATGCAGATCTTTTAATCAGATAAACAGTACAACTTGCTGGTTGTCTCTACCTGGTCCAGTGAAAGTGTTAACAAGCttcaaatgtaatttaaatatatattctgctgaagtttatatttttaaagaatttaaattacttttatttgggataatttttactttaaatactgATTTCCTTGAAGCAAGTGTCAAAAATAGTGCCAAGGCCAGCAGCAGCAACCTGGGCGAACGAGGCACTGCCCGTGGGCACATCGCCGTCTGGTGGCCAAAAGGCATCACTGCAGGGCACATTCTCCCAGTGCCAAGAAGAAAATCTTAATATCATAAGAGAACCAGTCTGATAATCCTGTCCCAAATGGCACACAGACACCTATGACTCCAGCTGAAAACATACACGGAGTAAAGTCAAGAGAAATCTGCCTCTGAACAAGGTGGGATCTTCCCAGGGACCCTTGGAAAACAGTCACACTTGAGTTTCTTGCATGTTTCTGGTTAACCTTTGGGGGAAACGGGGATTTCAGAGCCGTTATGCTCTCAAACGAAGacaagatttagaaaataaaagtttccaaAATTTGAATTTCCAAACTGCAACAGCCATGTCTTAAACGGACATCTGACAGCTAGCCTGCTACATGATAAATTATCAGATAACTAACGGTGATGCACAGAATGGGCTTGATGGATTTATTTCCCTCATTTGGataatcatgaggaaacagcTCTGGTGTAAAACTAAGAAATACAGTCAACTCTATAAGCAAAAAACCACATTTCAGAAGTAGTTGCTACATTAGATCCACAGTGAGCCAAAATCCAACTGAATTGGTGCAATGTAGCACCTTGAAAATAGGATTCTAAAATGGAGTAGAGAGAGTCATTTTCATCATCTAATATCCTGCCTACTTTCCTAGAAAACTGGGCTCACTTCAAAACCCAGGCACCAATCTAGCAATTGCCTGCCTGGTATgcacccaagagaactgaaaaaacGGTCTTGAAGAGACAGCTGTACGGCCATGTCCACAGCATTACTCACACTAGCtcaatgtggaagcaacccatgtgtccatggatgaatggatatatacatacaccgAACGATTAaaaagccttaaaaaggaaggaaattattaaatgctacaacatggataaaccttaaggacatgtgaaataagccagtcacacgcacacacacacacacaaaaccaaaaccaaaacccgCATGATTCTACTTGTGTAAGTCgtcaaattcatagaagtagaatggtggctgccagggatggggaatggggagttagtgtttagtGGAGACAGTTTCAGTTCAGGAAAATGAAAGTTTTGAAGATGGGTGCCCAACAATGTGAGTGTACTGAATGCCACAgaactgaacacttaaaaatggttaagatggtaaaactTACACCATGTATATTCTAATCACaattctcaagaaaacaaaacaacaaaaccagaCTCCAGGCATCTGTGGAGAGACCGAGGTCCTCAGTCTGTGTACATATCTGCCGTGCCACCCTCAGACAAGTCACTTGGCTCCTCTTTTGGGATTTCTGTCTACATACGAAAATGACCCTTATAGGATTATTgcaaaaccaaagaaaaaccCCAAAGTGTAATTTTTTTACAGCATTTTTGCCTGCAGAATTCTGCTCAATTAAATTTCCACGTCCCTTTCCTGTCCACACCAATTGTCATTTGTTGTTCAAAGCTGAACGTGATGAGTGACCACTAGTAGCCGGTGTTAGAACAAAACTTGCAATTTCACCTACTTAGATGAACATACTTTCTCAACTCTTATGTTAAAGAAAAGTAGGAATAAAAACTGATGCCaacctttgtttctttctgtaaTAATGATACACAAAAACATCTGATCTCATTAGATATTTTCCATAAGgttgtattatttatattgaaatttgTTTACATTGTTTTGATCAACTATGTACTAATAATGTACTAATAACTCAGACCTGAAGATGTTTTTAATAAGTCAGAACCTTACAGTCCAGAAGATAATACCATAGTTTTAACCTGCATGTACATTTTTCTTACACagaatttgagggaaaaaaataatgtgggAAGAAGCTGGAAAGGATGAattcaaggagaaaaaggaacaatatAAAATTTCCACCTCTAAGAAGATGGATAATTAAGGGCATCATATTATATGGTATTCAGTCTCCAAAGCaaacttttaactttaaaatactaTCAAATATAGTACAAATGATGTGCTTTGCAATGACTGAAACTTATGACAAATCTTAAATGTCAACTTAAAACCACAGGatgtaaaattttccaaaatttttctggggatggacatgccaAGATGTGTAAACATCTCTGCTGTTGTGGCCACCTGGCACATACCTCCAAACAGATACGTAAACATAACTGAGCACACCTCTGTCTAGCCAGGCATTGTAAACATGGGTTCAAAAGCATCCTTTTGGCTAATATTCCCTCCTAGAAACAATCCTGCTTCCTTCTATCTTTTGGCAGGGGGAAGCCTTGTATATTCCTTCCCAGATTTCCATATGTGCAACTGTCTGATCACCTCTTCTTAGGAGAACATACGTAGTATGTTAGTATGTATCAGCACAGTGTGAAGAGGACTTTATAAACGGGTCACAGTGGCTCTCAAGACAAATGATGGAACAAATATGCAAGGACTCGGCCTGCCAGAGTCACCCTTGGCCTGACTCGGGCCCTTCATTCTCCAGAGCTCTGCAGAGACAGGGGAGGAGCACAAGTCACCCTGCTGTGCTGCCAGGTGCTTCAGAGTTTCTCCAGGAAAACTTTACAATTGGACCTTTTAGGAAACACAAGGTCTTCCTTTATGCCTTCTTCCCAGCCGCAGGCAACTGGGGCAGGCTGGTCATCAATGGCTGTCAAGAATGGGACTAAAATCAGGCTAAAGAAATGATCAATCCTTTGGACAAAATGTGGAACAGAATTATTCATGAATACTATTACTACACTAACCATAGTGTTggtgctttcaaaatattaatgaataaagcAGCAGCTTCATTCAATAAAGCAACTATTACTACTTTGTACTTGGAAAAtacaatttcatatatatatatatataaaatttttttttttttttgagacagggtctcactttgttgcccaggctagagtgagtgccgtggcgtcagcctagctcacggcaacctcaaacttcagggctcaagcaatcctgctgcctcagcctcccaagtagctgggactacaggtggtgcatgcctgtagtcccagctactcaggaggctaaggatCCCCACTTGGTTGCTAAACATTTTCCTGGAACACCATGGAACCTCTCTGGCCTCCGCGTCCAGATCTGGTGCCTGAACACTGCTGACAACAAATACCTTGTTACACGGTTCATCAAAGTTTTCAATGAACTGAAAGGATTGTCCATAGATCCTAAGGTTACACGGAAATTCGGTGTTGCTGCCATTTGGGCACGTTAAACCTGGTGGATGCACAAAACAGTATCTCCTTCCCTCCTGTAATACTCGTCACCCTTTTATCTGTTCCCTTTTGTTTCCCTACTTCTGTGGTATCTGTTACTTGCTTTGTATTGCATTTGTTTTTGGAAATAGCtgggatacaaattttaaaaatactttggatCTAAAAAGTCTGACTTTAAGTGGACACGAGTACTCGTGGCAGGGCCCCCCTGCGCCTCTCTCAGAGCCTGGTACCACCACCCACACTGAGTCACTGTTCATATGTCACCTAACTGACACAAACAGGGAAGTGCGGCCAGGAAGTCATTCCCGTGACATGCAGTTCAGTGTCAAATGACATCAGGGAGCTGATTAAAGAATAACCCCCAGTAAAGAAAATAGGCCAGAACTTCTCACACCTTGCACCCAAACGTCTACCTCCTTTATGGTCTGAATGGCAACTATTTTAGCACCTTGTTTATAGTTCTGATCAAAAACTTACGTTTTTCTTACTTCATATAGACACGGGCAGGAGTTTCATAGATCCGCAGCAGGGACAGGCCCTGCACGCTAAGAGCATGTAAACAAGGGTACCCCCCCGCCCCGTGGTAGTCACAGGCATGTGAAGATCCTACAGCCCCAGGATTACTGGGTGCAGGGACATGGATTGGGACATAGGCTACAGCTTTCTCAAGGAGATAcgccagacaaaaaaaaaaaaaaaaatgagaaaaattttagCAAGAACAACGTCGGAAGTCACTATAAGCCACAGGGAGCCATGAGTAGTTCAGGCTGAATGTTGCTACAACTCCTCCTTCCTAAGAGGCTCTGAATCCATTTACTGCATTCCCAGAAGACAGTTTGCAGATCTTCCTATAATCCTCACCTAAATGTGGAGACTGAGCTCTCTGAGCAACCCTGCCACTGCCCTGATTGCTATAGGACGGGGACAGTACTCAGCACCCCCAGGTTTATGCCACTGCCCCGAGCTGGGGGAGAACATGCAGCCCTGACGATGATGACACATGAGGGTCCCAGGGACACAAGgctcattttaagaaatgaacTTGCAAAACATGACAAAGcagtgaaaattttctccctgaAACTAAACAGACAGGTGACATTTCAGCTCTTGTACTGTTCCGGCTAGGCCCATTGCCTGCATATGGGGCTGCCTTGCAGTTATCAGTCTGCAGTGAGACACGGAGCCCAAATACCAACCCCTCAGGCTGGTGGTAGCACCGGCCCACGCCTTTCTGATTAAAGTCAAGGGCTGCCTGCCTGTTAACATTTTCAGTAAGCCAGTTTCGCAAAGCCACAAAGCATCACCAGTACCCATTCACGATCCACAAGGGAGAGAAACACAGGCTTCTGCACACAGCATTTCACAACCGTGCCGCTGCTGGGCCAGCTCACGACGGACGTTCAGTCAAGTGCATCCACTCGGTACCAGGCAGACCATGCAAAAAGGGCCGTGGCTTCCTTCCCAACAGTCCCCCTCGCCCCCGACCCCACTCACATGTCCTCCACCGTGATGTCCTTCAGGATCTGGCAGTAATCCACATTCCACACAGCCTGGTCGTCCCACACCTTGGAGGCCAGCAGGATCGCCCCTAACACGATGCGCTTCCAGTTGGCCGGACAGATGTCTATCTCTGCGTACGTTAACAGTCTTTCAAGGTATACCTGGGCAGACAGGACAACGCCAGAGCTAAATAACTTGTTTCCTCTGTCACGCTAGCATACTTATGGAAGCGCTAAACTTGTTCGATTCCTTTTCAGCAGCCTTTCAACAGGGATTTACTACCtggttgtatttatttttaaaaggccaaacAGCTCGACGAGTCCGATGAGAAATGGGCTAACGCTCACTCTTCATAATGGACAATGTGGGTGTGGCTGGGTCTTAGACTCTGGGCAGGAACAAATTCCAGGAGCCCCAGGCCCATTTCTCACTCTGGCAACCACGACATTAATACACATTTGACAAATATCCAACAAAGAGAACAGACAATGTGAAGGGAATAAGCCTAACTTttgtttgtgtctgtgttttttttttttacttaacgtTTGTATTTTGAGATGTTAATAACTACAGATTTACGTCCAAGTGTTGATAAACCTCTATTATTGTGGTgaaatatacacaacataaaatttaccatttagccatttctaagtgtacagctcagtggCATTAGGTACATTCACACTGTTACACAATCACCACCTGTGTCCCGAACTtgttcatcttcccaaactgaagtTTAGATAGAATGAAAGCATTTTGACtgaacttggaaaataaaatccaaatgacATAGGCTTTCTAAGTTGGCAGAATTTAGTTCGAAGACAGACATCAGACACATCCACAAAGCCCATGGCTTAAGTTGAGTCATAGGTAAGAATGCCTTTCATAGTTTCTGGTCATGAAAACATGTTTATTAGAAAGTTTTATGCTTCTCTGAACCATAAGGaagttattttttgagacagagctttcactttggtgcctgggctagagagctgtagcatcagcttagctcactgcaacctcaaaaactcctgggctcaagcgatcctcctgcctcagcctctcgagtagctgggactacaggcatgtgccaccatgcccggctaactttttctatttttagtagagacggggtcttgatcttgctcaagctggtcctgaactcctgacctcaagcaatcttcctgcctcgacCGCCTGAAGTACTAgaagttatttttatgatttttttttttttttttttcttgagacagagtctcactttgttgcccaggctcgagtgagtgccgtggcgtcagcctggctcacagcaacctcaatctcctgggctcagcgatcctcctgcctcagcctcccgagtagctgggactacaggcatgcgccaccatgcccggctaattttttgtatatatatttttagttggtcaattaatttctttctatttttggtagagacggggtctcgctcaggctggttttgaactcctgaccttgagctatccgcccgcctcggcctcccaaagtgctaggattacaggcgtgagccaccgcgcccggcctatttttatgatttttatcaaATACATTTGCCAAATGAAACTACTACAcctcagaaagaaatgaaactaaaCAGATATCATCCATACTTTAAGAACTTGCTTCCTAAAAGAGatagtattataattattcatagtatACAGTGCCTATAAAGtcttaaatattacaaaatgcCCCAAAAAAGGCTCAGGTGGAAGAGAATGGCCACACGGTCCTGCAGGCATGAACAAAGGACAACACAGGAGCCCACGCTGGCTCTTGGAACGCAGCTACATTCCAAGGAGGTAGATTTCTAGTACAGGGGGTGTTCTGCAGGACTATGAGAGGGACTTTACGAGTAAAATGACCACAAATTATGGCATTCAGGAAAACTGCACTGACAAAAGCACAGTGAattagaaacaatggtgatctagcacctcttgtattttcctggatagagctggaacccattctactaagtgaagtatcccaagaatggaaaaaccagcaccacatgtactcaccagcaaattgatattaactgatcagcacctgagtggacatacaggaattacatttatctggtactgggcaggtgggaagggggagggggcgggtatatacatacacaatgagtgagatgtgcaccatctgggggatggtcacgcttgaagctgacttgagggggaaagggggcaagggcattatatgtaaccttaaaatttgtacccctataatatgctgaaataaaattatatatatatatatgtgtgtatatatatatatatatatatatatatatatatatatatatatatcctgagTCCTTGGTTTGTGAGACCAGTGCAGCAGTGAACAATGAAGTTCAGAGGAGGCAGCTCCAGGCAGAAAGAGTCCCTCTGCTGTGCCGAGCAAAGGAAGTCAAAGAGACATTCAAATAAGACGCAGGAAGCCCTGAAGCATGGCATTCTGACTGCACGGCAAAGACCTCCAATGGCGTCTCCAAATATCTTTCACTGAACAATAAATAGCATTTGGGTGAGACAACTCTTGGTGGGGAAAAAGTAGGTCACTCGGTAGAGCTTAATAACCTTATCAATTTTTGGAGATTTTAGTGTTTTATGGTATATATTACATTAAATTTGAGCAGAAAAAGTAGCTAATGTTTTAGCTCATGATTTTTCTTTAGATGAAGATCCAGATGAGGCCAAGTGGAATCCCGGCTGAGAACTGACCTTAGGCCCCCAGACTGCACATTTCAGAGGCTGACGACCAACTCTTCTCACTCCCCACCAAAGAGAGAATcagaaaatgtacaataaaattgCACTGAGAGCAGAAAGCTTAAACTGCCCAACCAAGCTTCTAGATCTTTTAAATCAACAGAAAGGCACTGAAGCAATCTTTACTCGGATCCTGAAGGTTCTGCTCTCCATGG comes from the Microcebus murinus isolate Inina chromosome 25, M.murinus_Inina_mat1.0, whole genome shotgun sequence genome and includes:
- the CCNY gene encoding cyclin-Y isoform X3 encodes the protein MEFNPSDHPRASTIFLSKSQTDVREKRKSLFINHHPPGQIARKYSSCSTIFLDDSTVSQPNLKYTIKCVALAIYYHIKNRDPDGRMLLDIFDENLHPLSKSEVPPDYDKHNPEQKQIYRFVRTLFSAAQLTAECAIVTLVYLERLLTYAEIDICPANWKRIVLGAILLASKVWDDQAVWNVDYCQILKDITVEDMNELERQFLELLQFNINVPSSVYAKYYFDLRSLAEANNLSFPLEPLSRERAHKLEAISRLCEDKYKDLRRSTRKRSASADNLSLPRWSPAIIS
- the CCNY gene encoding cyclin-Y isoform X2 — protein: MPSQDLNMEFNPSDHPRASTIFLSKSQTDVREKRKSLFINHHPPGQIARKYSSCSTIFLDDSTVSQPNLKYTIKCVALAIYYHIKNRDPDGRMLLDIFDENLHPLSKSEVPPDYDKHNPEQKQIYRFVRTLFSAAQLTAECAIVTLVYLERLLTYAEIDICPANWKRIVLGAILLASKVWDDQAVWNVDYCQILKDITVEDMNELERQFLELLQFNINVPSSVYAKYYFDLRSLAEANNLSFPLEPLSRERAHKLEAISRLCEDKYKDLRRSTRKRSASADNLSLPRWSPAIIS